Within the Setaria viridis chromosome 3, Setaria_viridis_v4.0, whole genome shotgun sequence genome, the region GTAAATGGCCGGGTACTCTAAACAATACTTTGTCTGATGAATGAACCCTTGTACATattgttgttgtttgaagtGGTTGTCTTGACGTGGGTGAGGAGTAGTTtattccgtcttgcccgacccaaggtctcggggtcggacacgcccgaccctttgaggatggaactccgcctcgcccgacccttggtcccagggtcggatgtgcccgaccccttgtcGTAAGGCTTcgtatcgcccgacccctggccTAGAGGGTCGGACTTatccaagcccccgagacaaGGATGCGTTTTGAGCGCaggccatgcttggctggaGTAGTTCTGAGTTTTGAGTAGTCGTGGTGTTTGTCGAGTACCCTGCTTTTTGAACtgggggtgcacgggtgtactgtacttttttgttctttgtggcgtgaatgctttcacgtgggtaGAGTCAGGGGTCGTCAGACACATCGATCATGGacgcatagtaactcctgggtggttggTAGTTGTAGCACCTAGCTATAAATAGGCCACCTCTGGAGGTCAACCCGAATCAAGCTTCTGAGTAgtgatggattgccttcggttgctattgtttgagagtagagagccttcaaagagtacaccggtgctagaagattcctcgtagattgagaccaccttccctccacagactctagcgctcgtagggatagccgcgatgctagaagaatcctcgtaggaggtttcatcgcgcgtctcatcttgcagctcgtgatccagcggagtacgcgctggaactcgcgggtgatgggtgatgagtgccgcggtctttatccctctcacttagaggtggaggtgtggtcgtagagtgggttggctcggcaaggctagcaaaagagcagccttagTTCCCtcttggcgcggcgcgcgggattcatcgttgctgctgtcaaggcagcggcggtgcaggagtacctggcattgccttgggtagaggacttGGATATGGCtgtgttttgcgcagcttccttgcatgtagGTCCCACCCGTTGTAGTCGGCAGGTCTAAgcggccttgtgatattgtaaaaacctgaggcttaaatgcagcccgccagtaggcagttgcttgcagtTCTCTTGTATTGTATTTCGAGTACCCGAACTCATATGTAATCTTGATGTATCTTCGGTctcgagtaaagaattactctaCCGCTGAGGCTTTGTACAAGAGCTGGAATGCCTGTTAGGTTGGTAGTCTTGAGTCAAGAATAGTACATCTTCTAGTTGGTAGTCGAGCTATTGGCTCGTGTAGTTGACGATTTTTTGCTCGAAGCAATTACTCGAGttctgctatgggtagtagcgacaaaggtgttctatattccaagagtttggtacttgttctcctgagagctcttgtagtctgtaagatctgggtcccgtaaccttggatacgatgtaaggaccctcccatggcgaattgagtttgtgcaacccttacgtgtcttggattcgtttgaggaccatgtcgcccaagttgaaagatcgttctttgacgttgcggtcgtggtaacgccttaacccatcaaggtatctggcagattgcactagcgttgcgcatcttgcttcttctagactatccAGATCTgtgcgccttgtttcttctgccagttcttcatcgtattgttcgactgaaggagattgccacatgatgtatGCGGGTagtatagcttctgagccatatacaagaaaatagggagagagcccagtagtcttgcatggttgggttcgtagtccccacagagcattgggtaattccttgagccatttgcctccttttgtgttgccgacgtcatatAGTcgtttcttgagagcttcaagtatcatgccattggcacgctcgacttgtccgttagctcgcgggtgagcaactgagacatagcggacatcgatcccgctattctcgcagtactcccagaagtcatgattgttgaagtttgaccctaggtctgtgatgatcctgtttggaaaaccgtaacggtgtacaatttcgtccaagaagtcgaggactcggtccgCCTTGGGGTAAGTGActagtttgacctcgatccacttggtgaatatgtcgattgccacgagtactcggttgaatcctcctggagcagttggtaatggccctatcatgtcgagcccccagcaggcaaacggccatgttggaggtattgtgactagcttgtaggcggggacatgttgctgtttagtgaaaaattgacaTCTCTTGCACTTCCGAACTAACTGTTTGGCGTTAgctagagccattggccagtagaaacctgccctgaaagccttgccaactattgttcgtgaagatgcgtggtttccacagatccctttgtgaatttcttctaggatttcttggccatcttcacgggtaacacacttcatgagtacccctgatgatgcgcttttcttgtagagcttgtctccgactagaacgtagttttttcctcgtcgagaaacttgttcagcttggtttttgtcagagggtaacttgtgatccttgatgtagtcgatgaagggtgtcctccagtcgacttctatcatcatgatttctcgagtgtcgtcagtagtctggactactggcggtgtaacttgttcaggtatggatggcttgatcagttcgtgtacgaaaatttctgctggaacctctgcacgagttgagcccatttttgataacacgtcagcggctacgttgttgtcgcggacgatgtgatgaaattccaagcctgagaatttgttttccagtttgcgaacttctttgcagtaagcgtccatgttgtctttgtttcgatcccactcgtcattgacttggtttataacgactagtgagtcgtcgtacaccagtagtcttttgatgctgAGGGAAattgcaagacgaaggccgtgtagcaatgcttcgtactcggcttcgttgtttgatgcctcccagaagatttgcagtatgTATTTGAGCTGATCTCCCTTTGGGGACATaaggagtacgcctgcaccggccccttcaagtttgagggacccgtcgaaatacattacccagtgctctggccgctcgactggtgttggtacttgatttttagtccattcagccacgaagtcgaccaaagcttgggatttgatggctgtccttggtttgaagtccaaggtcagagctccgagttcaactgcccatttagagattctacccgtggcatctctgttgtggagaatttcaccgagcgggaagtcagagatgaatgtgatgttgtgttcttggaaataattGCGtagtttccgggaggtgagcaggattgcgtataagagtttttgtatcggtgagtaccgagttttggagtctgagagtacttcactgtcgaagtacacaggtctttggaccttgtaagcgtggcctggttcagaccgttcgactactattgccgtgctaacgacgtgagtagtagctgctatgtataggagcaagtcctcgtttggagatggagcagtgagtacaggaggctttgacagaaagtctttgagttgcgtcagtgccttgtctgcctctactgtccatttaaacttgtcctgtcgtttgagaagtttgaagaaaggtagtCCCCGCTCTCATAGTCTCGAGATGCAATTGAGAGCTGGCATGCAGCCTGTAAGtttttgcacatccttgatgctagttGGTGCTTGCATGCACATCCTTCATGCATTCAGATGGCAGATACCATTGTGGAAGGGGGAGTGGCAGAAACTTATGTTGAGGCCCCAGAACGAGAAGCTGACGATGATCTTGGACATGAATAACCTAGCAAGGTCACTGCATTGACTCAAAgcaaagaagatagagaaagagaTATTCAGTTTGTCAGAGCATGATACAATCCAAGCAAGGTGGTGAAGCAAAATGCAGTACCTGAGACACCATCTCAACCTTCAGTGGCACACACAAGTTGTAGGTATTCAAGGAACAGGTGATGACAATTAATCTAAGGGGCTTCCACATGAAGATTCAAGTGACAGTGACAGTTATAGTGACTACTTACCTGGTGATGAAGCATCATCTGGGGAGGATGAGGAAGCTACAGAAATAGTTACAAAGTTCAAACAACTCAAGACAAAGTTGAAGGCTGGTGAAGCAGCAAATCTGGATGATGTAGTACTGAAGAGACCCAAAGAAGTGTCAACCATGTATGATATAGAAGATGATGGTAATGCAACTTCATATGAGGACAGTACTGGTGAAGAAGATTCGATAGAAGAGCTAAGTGAAGGTGAGGTTGTCACCAAGAGAAGTAAGTATCCTAGATACAACAAGAAGGATCCAAGTCCAAAATTTGAGATAGGGATGAAGTTCAGTGGAAAGAGGCAATTTAAGAAGGTTGTCACCAAGTATGGATTGGTGGAGAGGAGTTTCATTAGGTTCATAAAGAATGAGGCAAACAAGATGGTTGCAAAGTCTGATTGGGCTACTTGTCAGTGGAGGTGCATGGCTTCAGTTAATTCAAGGTGCTCGAGTTGGCGGATAGCAAGTTTGAATGATGTGCATACTTGTCCACCAAGGAGGGACAATAGGCTAGTTACTGCTGCAAGGATTGCTGAGAAATATGAGAAGATGATCATAGCCAACCTAACTTGGAGCATAGAGGTAATGAAAGGAAGAAATGTTTGCTGATGTTCATGACTCAAAACTCAAGAGAGCCAAGTCCATGGTCATGCAGAGGGCTTTAGATGCCACTAAAGGTCAGTACAAATTGTTGTACAACTAGCAGCTTGAGTTGCTAAGAAGTAATCTTGGAAGTACTATTGTTTTAGGAAAGATCCAGATTTTAAAGATCCTGTGTACTGGTGCAGCTTACACAGTTGAGTGGTCGAAGATTTCTGATTTTGGAGTTCGACGGTCAAAACCAAACCAAGGCTAAAGTTCAATGGGcaaaaatgaactttttttcaattttttttagagaaagagAAACACATTGGGCCGTGAAGGAACTCTTCTAGTAACTCGTGGGCTGCGTATGTTGAGGCTAGGCAATATAGCCCATAATCTATGGACGGCTAGTAACCCAAGAAAAAAGTATTAAAAAATGCACCTAAACAAATATGGTGGGAATTTGCATAAAATCTACTGCATAGGCCCGAAGAGGGAATATGGGCTCTTACTGAATTGTCTTCCACCCTAGGAAAAAGAAACTAAATCATCTTTCGCTTCAAATAAAAAGAATGAATCAATGCCCAAATATGCCTGATACGAACTCGTAAGAGTCAAGATGTTGAGCCATACAGCATATGTGAACTGATTACGATTTTGAAACCTCATCTTCTCAGGAAGGGGGGAATTTGGTCCATTCGTGAACAAGAGATTTCGTCATACTCATACCGTGCATGACTTCCacggttcaaggaaaaaaaacaagaaggaaaaactCGTATGACTCTGGTGATGGAAACACTGGCATGATTTTCAGTGGTCATAGTTACCTTTTGAAAAAGGTGGACCCTGTTGCTTACAAACTACATGGCTATCAATCAGGCTGTGCCTATCAAAGTGGCGAGAGCATTGCATCCAGAAGAATTTTCCCTTTTTTCCCCACTCCATTCATGCCGAAGGGCGGTAGGAGCACTCGAAATGGAGCGTTGAATGTCAAACCCTGACTAGTGACTACCCATTTGAATTGACTAAACACCCCACCAAAACGAACAGCGTGTTTGTGAGTTGTGACCAAACTGCTGTTGTTCCGCGGCTAATAGCTCGCCTCTTGCTTGCAATCCCGCAGCCTAGGCACGTCTATCTCGAGTCCACCACTCGGGCCATGCTCCTGATTACGACATGACCTCAAAAACCATTGGAATCTAGAAGAAGAAAGCTGGGCAGATGGCTGTGCAGCCGCGGGGGAACTTCAAAATAGTGGGGGCATGTGCATAGACCCAAGTTCTAGATTGGAATGGCACTAGACGCAGACACGCAGTCACGGGGGCGAAAATTTCAAGCATCCAGAACAGAAACCTTGCGCGGCATGGATTTTTTTGGACGCGGACCGAAGAAGATTTGAATAGTTGGTTGGTACCCAACATGCGAAATGTTTTTTCAACAACACATTTCTTTTCAGCAAGAAAACACTAGGCCGCAACCAGAGTCAGCACTGTTATCACGACACTGTCAGCACGAAAACGATCATCTCTTTCTACTTTCTACTGTAGTATCTACTGATACCGGCACGTGTAAGCACAATCTGACTCGTATGTTTCAATCCTACACCAAAGCTTGCCGAGCGAAAATGATCAGATGCATCCGCATCACATTTCTACCGGCAACTCCACTCGGGCCAAGTCAAGCGGGTCAACCCCGGCAAAGAAGATTATCCCGCGGTCTTGACACTGGCGTCCCCGAAACACCAAGTATGAGACCAACTGACCAAGACCGGCAGTGGCGTGAACAACCCTTCATAAGACCGGTACCAAACAAAGCGGAGCCGTGTGCTCGTGGTGCCATAGCATAGCGCGTGGcctctcctccagtcctccatgGCGACCTCCAGGCCGTCGAGgaacgaggcggcggaggacaaGATGAGCGACCCGGCGAGGCCCCTCGCGCTCCCTACCCCGACAGTCTACCCGGCGTCGTCGGCCCacgacgacgccgaggaggcggcgcagaCGGCCACCGGGTGGCGCTCCATGCAGTACCTCCGGAAGCGCCGCCGCTGCGTgctctgctgctgcggctgctgcgtCACCACCGTGGTGGTCATCGGCGTCATCATCCTGGCGCTCGCGCTCACCGTGTTCAAGGTCAAGGAGCCGCGCCTGACCATGAACAACGTCTGGCTCACGGCCATCAGCGCCGGGCCCGGGTCGGGGGGGATCGCGGCGCCCGTGGCCGCCAACGCCACGCTCACCGCCGACATCTCCATCAAGAACCCCAACGCCGCGGCGTTCAGGTTCTCGCGTACCGAGACGGACGTCTACTATGGGGGCCAGACGGTGAGCGTGGCGtacgcgcccgccggccgcgtcggcgCCGACCGGACGCTGAGGATGAACGTCACCGTCGACCTGCTCGCCGACCGGCTCGCGCGCGCGATGAACGGCACGGGCCTCGTGTTCGGACAGGAGTACGACCTCGACACCTACACGGACATCAACGGGATGGTCAATGTGCTGGGGATCATCAAGAAGGACATCGAGATCAAGCTCAACTGCTCCGTCGTCATCGAGGTcgggggcgcggccgccgcgatcGAGTCGGGGGTCGCGTCCACGGTGAAGAGCAAGGGCGTCAACTGCGTTGCGGATGTGTCCATGTGAGTCGAATAGAGAACTGCGAGTCATTCACGGATGCTTTTGAttcccctttttccttcttaCGCTGGTCTTACTCCTTTTCATTCTGTAGATCAGTTCTGCATGGCTATTTAGGTTGTAGAAATACCGTATATGTTACGTTTCCATGCTTAAATCATGATTGCTGCATATTTCAGTCTATCAATAGTTCTTCCTGAATTATATAAATTTTTATGAGATTCACATGAGCTGTTACTGAGAATGCATTTGTCAGAGAAGGGATAAACGGACTCCATGGTACACGGATATTTTAACATTTCAGAAAGACAAAAGCAGTCTGCTCATTTGAATCCATTCTCTGTAGCTTCTGTGCAGTACCGGTTTAAATCGCTGGTTTCACTGCAACAGTGGTACAAAAGAGGCATGCTCAATCTGAAAGCTGGAAACCTAACAGTAACACTGACAATGCCAATGCCAGTTTCAAGTAGACAAAAATATAATGACTTTGAAATCAGCATAGAGGGAGGAAGGAAAGACAGAACTTGATAGTAGCACATAAACATTTCAGGCTTATTCCCTCATAGCAACTGCCAGCTATACAAATAAACTGGTTTAATCTACTGGTTCAAATAAGGTAAAAGGCAACAATGCATCATTAAACCTGTAGAAATGTAAACCAAAAAACACAGAATAGATGTAGAGACTTCCCTAAACAAACACAGGAATGAAAAAGGTTGACCAATGGGGATGTTTCAAACAAAAGATTTGCAAGATTACAGAAGTAACACAGAAATGTGACAGAAAAGTTGAGTCAAAACTACAAAATATCAATCTACTTTGTCATGACAGCCTAAAAAAAATGTACTTCGGTGCAAACTATAAAGCAAAGGTTCAGCGCAAGAACCACAGATGTCAAACAGTAATAATTACCAAACTTTAGAACAGCATTCCTGCAATCATGTTTTTACCTGTCGCCATCGGAAAAGTGCAAAGAATCACATAAAACCATAAAACCCCAGTTTATTTAAATTGCATAAGGACCAAAACAATACACCATTTCACAGCGTCCTCTGGCATAGGGTCAGCAGACCAAACAAAACACAGGAACACAATACAAATAACAAGTTATGAAAATGCATGCTTGTTACTAAAAAGACAGCATTTTTCCAGCAGAATATTGCTGGTTCAAATATAACATGCTAGACACAGTAGATACAGGGATATAACATCAGTAATTTATTTAGCATAATTCATTGTGCTCAATCCTACATGATAACATCACACATAATTAAGCAAATTGGTATATATTGCCCCCCATCACAAAAAGGTAATGAAACAAATAAAAGGAATGGGAGTGTCACCATGACTCCACATTACTGAATAGTGATAGATGGCGAATAAAGCCCACCAACTGATCATTGTACTACAGTACAATACTAGGTTCATTATTCATTTGGCAGTTGTCCAAGTCTGCAACTGCAACCAAAGCATGGGACATCACAATCTTAGTTCACTAGCATGACAACATCTTGCCTTTTATATGCAACTACCCTTAAAAGAACCCCAGATTTGGTATAACATATACACTCATCGTGTCATGATATCAGCTAGTTGCAGTTGGTTACTAATACACCAGAAACCAAAAGACAAGAGAGGTGAACCACAGATTCAAATAGAAGGGAATAAGGGACATAGTTAGAAACGGAAGTTTAAGCAGTATTCTGTACATGGAAATAACCTCAAATGTGATTACCTTCCTCAAAAGCTAAATAACTGATTTTGTTGAACATTATATCGATTCTGACTGAACAaatgaccaaatcatcaatcacaCAGGAGTCAGAATTCTCTTGGAGACCCAGAATATCTATGTAACTAAGAATTCAATTGAAGAATGCTCCTCCTTCAATTGCAATGTAGATTTTCCATTTAAATGCTAGCAACTTGCTTGCACTGCACGGAAATACCCCTACATCTCGGGAGAATGAGCAGGTCTTCCACATTCTTTCTATGAAAATAAGATACCCAATATACTAGAATGTACACTGCCATATAATTCATATAAATGGAATAAAGATAATTCAGAGACTGCTCTTGAGCATACAACTCTATAGGACCACAGGTAACCTCACTAGATAGAAGCTATATTAgaatttagaacggaggaacGATGTATGTACACTGCTTGTGTTCCTTATTCCACCAATTTACTGCTACCAAGCAAAACTTTCTATAAAGTTATGGTAGCTCTCCAACCCAGCAGTTCAAATGTGCTAAGCATCACCAGTGAATCATCCGAACCTGTCCAAACATATGGAACAATCAGATCGGCGTCCCAACGTTGATAGGCAGCAGCAAGGGAATCAAAACGGAATGGATGAAGAGTGCAAAATGACAACCTCCATCACCTGCTCCGGCGACGGTCAGCGGCGTACTGCGACAGCGGGACGAGCTCCGACAGTGGGGTTGAGAGCGGGgtggagacgggggtggggaTAGGCGAGGACCGGCAGACGGGGCAGGACGCGCTCCGGCGCAGCCACGCGTCGAGGCACGTGAGGTGGAACCTGTGCTTGCACTCTGGCATCACCCGCAGCATCTCGCCCTCGCGGTACTCGCAGAGGCAGATCGAGCAGGCGACCTCGGCGTCCGGCCCCAGCGCGGCCCTGGAGAAGGGCACCCTCGGGTACGTCGCTATGACGGCCGGGTCGAGGCCGAcgggggaggccgcggcggcggcgccgcgggagGAGGAACCCGGGGAGTCGTAGTCCTCCGCGACGAAGACGACGCGGGGAACGGTGATGGAGATGTGGCCCGAGCTGGAGGCGGAGGACGCGGCATGCCGCGCGGAgcccccgacg harbors:
- the LOC117847318 gene encoding RING-H2 finger protein ATL67 isoform X1, yielding MSFLDPLASLGLGYAIAIALGFLVLLASVLLASYFCLRRGAGDGFGAGGVGGVGGSARHAASSASSSGHISITVPRVVFVAEDYDSPGSSSRGAAAAASPVGLDPAVIATYPRVPFSRAALGPDAEVACSICLCEYREGEMLRVMPECKHRFHLTCLDAWLRRSASCPVCRSSPIPTPVSTPLSTPLSELVPLSQYAADRRRSRFG
- the LOC117847317 gene encoding uncharacterized protein; translation: MATSRPSRNEAAEDKMSDPARPLALPTPTVYPASSAHDDAEEAAQTATGWRSMQYLRKRRRCVLCCCGCCVTTVVVIGVIILALALTVFKVKEPRLTMNNVWLTAISAGPGSGGIAAPVAANATLTADISIKNPNAAAFRFSRTETDVYYGGQTVSVAYAPAGRVGADRTLRMNVTVDLLADRLARAMNGTGLVFGQEYDLDTYTDINGMVNVLGIIKKDIEIKLNCSVVIEVGGAAAAIESGVASTVKSKGVNCVADVSM
- the LOC117847318 gene encoding RING-H2 finger protein ATL67 isoform X2; the protein is MSFLDPLASLGLGYAIAIALGFLVLLASVLLASYFCLRRGAGDGFGAGGVGGVGGSARHAASSASSSGHISITVPRVVFVAEDYDSPGSSSRGAAAAASPVGLDPAVIATYPRVPFSRAALGPDAEVACSICLCEYREGEMLRVMPECKHRFHLTCLDAWLRRSASCPVCRSSPIPTPVSTPLSTPLSELVPLSQYAADRRRSR